The nucleotide window AAATCTGAAAACAAATATGCATCTTGCAATCAACAAAATATGGTACATAATATGTCAGGCAGGAATAAGTGCAGGGAACAGTGAAACAGGGTAGGGTGTAGAGTGGTGGGGCCAGGCAGGAGAGGGCCATTTATTTGAGGACACCTGGAAACCCTCCCCGGAAGTGATGGCTGAGGAAAAGCCTGAAGGAAGGAAGCCCGAGTGTAACTAGTGGCAGAGTATGTACGCTAGGCCGCGGCAGCAGGTGTAGTATCTTGGAGGCGATGCAAGTGTTTGAGGACTCTCAGAGATTCAAGAGGCCTTGTGACAAGAGGACTGGGCAAGGGGAGATGAAGTCAGAGTGCCAAGGGCCTTAGGGTTCTGTGGCAGGCTTGGCTGTGGATGCTGTGCATACAGGGAGTAAGACCCAGGCCCTGCCATCAGGCTCACCTTCTAATGGAGGAGACATAATAACATATAATGTCAAGAAACAAAAATGCACTGTAATGTTTGGatttaagagaagaaaataggCTGACAGCCTAGACCAATTTACATTTTACACAGCATTACCCAAGCAAACCCATAAAAATCAACAGGGTCGCCCCTGTCCTCTGGTTGTTACTGTAACTGCCTCTTGTTTGTTCTAAGATAGGTTGAAGTGACTTGGGATATTCCAAAAGTTGGGTCTGTTTTATCTGAAGAAGAGGTAATTTATAAACTAGGAGTGATTTTTCTTGTATATATTTAACAaagaagaaagagggaaggaaactaATGAACACCAAAATAAGTCTTCTGTTTCCCCTTGTGGTTTACAGTACCATTTCCAAGTCATTACTTGGCTTTTCTGAGGAAATGATGACCTATAAAGCACAGGTTCTCAAACTTTTACACTCTTCAAATTTATTGAATCTGTTTATGTGGGTTTTATCTATCAATATTTactatattagaaattaaaacaaaaattctaaaaGTTACTGAttcatttaagaataaaaataatgaactcaTTACATGTTAACATGAATAGcatgtttttaatgaaaaacaactattttccaaagcaaaaataatttagTGAGAAAAGAGACATTGTAAATCTCTTTAAAAGAAGACAGTTGGATACTCAGATATGCTTTTGCATTCATTCTGTTGTGAGTTTACATGTCATGTAGTTTCCTGGAAAACTCCCAACATACACTCTTgagaagacaaaaatgaaaaaaggcaaaTCATATTTTAGAATTATTATGAAAAAGTCTTAAGGAACCTGGGTCCCTGGACCATACTTTGATAACTGTTGCTCTAAAGAATCCATGCCACTTTCTGTTCGCAATGATTTCCAAGAGGCCTGGGTATTGTGCTACAGCCCTGGCACTTAACCCACTTTCTAGTCTCTCTTGAAGCCAGGGGAAATGAAAGAGAGCGTACATTGTTCCCCTGCTTCTTTAAGATCACCTATTTGAATAGTCGTGTTTTAAGTCATTGGGATAGTAGAATTAGTgtgtttaaaaatggaaagaaagcagGTGCTTTTCTTATTACCCAGTGAACTGGGTGGGACATGGCTGTCAGTGATGGAGTGTGATGTGCACTGCTGAGAGACTTTGGAGTGGGATTACCTTGTTGACCGGTTTGCACTTCTTTGTGATCAATTTTTGGCTTAAGGGAGGCCACCTCCCTTTGTTTCTAACACTGGCTTTCTGTGTAGAACAGAACTAGGATTCTAACTCTTCTTTGGTTGAAATTCTGTGGGGAGCAAATGGTGTGGGTCCCAGAGTGAGAGATAAACTCAGATCTGCGGTCCATCTCCGATAACTGAGCTGTGTGTTTACCACAGTTCTTGGGACCTGGGACCTGGCTTCATCAGTCCTGGGCCCCCTCGTGCTGTCATTGCTTTATTATGAGCCAGTTCAGCCCTGGGCAGTGGTCAGCTAACGTGACTTAGACCTAAATGCCAGAGGAAAGTgtgggctggagggagggtgTCCTTTAaaggttgttttatttctgagtttCTCCAGAACTACTGTGCCTTTTGAAAGAGTTCTTGAATTGACCTGTTCTCTTCCTCTGAGAGGCCACAGATGGTATCTCCAGCGGGTGAGGATGCCACGGAAGATCTGCAGAAAGCAGCTGGTGCCTTGGAGGCTCAGGCCTTAGTGGAACAGGAATTGCTGCCTGCAGACCAGGCCCAGGTCCTTAGCAAGGTATGGAACACATTCTTGCTCTCTCTTCAAAAAGGAGGAATTTGTGGTAACAAATCTGAGATTAGTTATGGTTGGGTTGGGATTAAAAAGCACTGGGACATCTGATTTTTAATTACTCGCAGAGTGGTCTGAATAAATATTCATGTGTTGTCTAAAATCCTTTTGATGAGAGGAGCCTTAACCATTGAATTGTGTTTTAGTCTCATTTTCTTGTGGTAGATCTAGTCAGTATAGTAGAGGTCCCACAGAAGTGATACCAATCCATAGCAGTGGTCTCCCTGCCATAGAGGAATGGTTTGTATTATTATTAACACATATGCTTTAATAACAGATGTTATTAGTGTCACCAAAGACAATGACAAATATTATAATTATGTTTGCATAATGCCTTACAGTTTACAAGGCATTTTTATCCACAATACTTCGTTTACTACTGATAATAACCCTGTGAGATGGGTatcattgttcccattttacagatgcagaaactgaggctaagagcTGTTAGTGACTTTGCTAAGGCTGTGCAGCTAGTAAGCTGTAAACCAAatcatttgtttatctttttggaAAAGGAAGGACTCATTTAAGCAAGTTAGCCAAAGTCTGATTCACCTTATTCAGCAATAGAGATAAGAACTGAAGGACTTACTCTCCAAAAACAGATATGAGAATATAGTCTGGGAGGATTGCAAACTCTGTTTATTTCATATGGTGTCATAGCTCACTGCCATCTCACTCATGTACCCTTGAGTTATCTGCCAACTTCTTGGAGAAGGAGCAGGAAATTAAGGCCTGTTAATATGAAACAGGAAACACTAATCTGAGTGATTTGAAGTGAAGCCCATTAGAGAGAGATTGCAGTCTCCTGCCATGGGTTAGCGAGGGATGTATCAAGTGACATTTATACTCTTTCATGCGGGTTCGACGTCTGGCAGCAAATCTACTGTTTAAATGCAAACTGGGAGCTGGTTAAGgtgaaattataattatttatagaaCACTGTTAGTGGATGGGACAACCTATAGGATAGGGCATCCAAGGTGTGCCATggatgagagagacagagacagagagaatatAAACCAAATTTTCTCTCTGCAGTACTTTGGTGAATTGATTGACAGTGATCTAGATGTAACCCCTGAGTGAGAATTGTAGCAGGAGAATGTGTGGCAGAGTGGGAGTCAAGCTAAACCCTGGGTGCAAGAGCTTCCAGGAGAGGAGCCACAGGGAGGTACTATGCATGCCAGGCTGAGATGCAGGCATGAGCCAGAAACGATGTTGATGCAGAAGTCAGTAGCAAGCCTTGAGGATCTTCACTGGCAATGGCTTTATAAAGGATCTGCAGTGGGAAAACTGCAAAAGTTAGGAGAGAACAAACATCTGTAAACTAGGGAACATTTTGGgggcattaaaaaaattagttgaATTTATTAGCAAGGATTCTCTGACctggaagaaagagaaggaatgtTGAATAGCATTAGGCTTTGTGTTAGGAGAATGGAGGTAATGGGCAAGGGTGGGTAGTCTTCATTTGGAAAGAGGCTAGCTGGAATCTGCCGCTCTAGTACATCCTCTAATCAGAATTCTGTTGTGCAGATGGCCAAGTATCAAGTTCCACAAAGGTCtggggacatcgttgtgatccaGTCTGAGCACACAGGAGCTATAGATATTCTTTCAGCTGATTTGGAATCTGCAGATCTTCTCGGTGACCACAGGAAAGGTGAGACCTCTTGGGGTGTGGAAGGTGGGTTTTTTTGTTCCCAGTGGGTAATTAAAGaaagataggtagacagaaggaaagaaagtaagaaaatgaCTTGTGAAAATAAGTCAAAGCTGGtagaaagaatgtctttgacTGGGACAATCTCCCTAAGCAAAATGCCAGGTGTGGCAGCATCTCCTCTTGGTTTCTCAGTAGTAAGCTGCCTGTCTTTTCAGTCTCCCCACCTCTCATGGCTCCTCCATGCATCTGGACCTTTGCCAAGATGAAGGAATTCAAAAGCAAGCTGGGCAAAGAGAAGAACAGCCGTCTGGTGGTGAAGCGGGGTGAGGTGGTGACCATCCGGGTACCTACCCATCCAGAGGGGAAGCGTGTCTGCTGGGAATTTGCAACTGATGACTATGACATTGGCTTTGGAGTTTATTTTGACTGGACCCCCGTAACCAGCACGGACATAACCGTGCAGGTCAGTGATTCCAGTGAGGATGAGGATGAAGATGAGGATGAAGAGGAAGAGATTGAAGGTAAGTTTAATTTTAACATTAtattcagtttcctttttctgatttAGTCCTAATTTCTAGAGACTGTTTCCTGTGTTGCACTAGTCCTCCTTTTCTTTAGGATGCAGGCAAGGAATCCGTTTCAGCACTGCAAGCTATGCTGAGTGATACATGCCAAAGTCAGGCTCCTAAAGAATATGCTGGTGGGCCTGGTTTTGATGCCTTGGTGAAaagcttcttttccttttaatcagTGCCTACCTGTTTCCCCATCAATTCCTTGgggccaggggtggggtggggacagggaaaAGGGTGAGTCACTGCTGCAGTATTTTTTCAGATcattttacagttaatttttgagattattttatatttctcttttagtTTGGGGATATTTACAATTATTcttggtctggaaccaaactggGTGATTACAGTTTGCTAAATGTACCCCCCATCAAACTGTCACAGCTGGCTGAATACTATTCACTTCTTTATTTCATGCTCAGAGAAGTTTTAAAAGTAATCTGTGTTCCATGCCAGTTATTGGCAGTGTCCACTCAGGATGGCCCTGAGACAtactttttctattttggtaATATAAGAATAGGTTCTAAGCATTAGCCTTATTCTTGGATTTTCCTGTACAGTATAATCAACCCCTTAACTTACTTCTCCATGGAAAAGTAAGTCTACAGGGAAATCTTCAGGTATTTAGGGAAGAGGAGAACCTCATTTCTTATTTGCTGATCTTCAGGAGGCTAAGTGGAAGTTCTAGGTCTCTGTGTATAATGTGTTTGTCTGCATTTTCCACCTCCATTAGCTAGTTCTTTCCCCTGTTGAATGAAAAGGTATCAGAATCTTCCCTTCTAAGTATCCTTTTCTCCCCCTTGAACTGTCCAGACATTTCTGGAGCTATGTAAGCTCTATAAGCCTAAGTCATTTTTTCTCAGTGGAGCCATTACTGGCATATGATGCTTCTTTGTTGAAGAGGTACCATCCTGATGTTAGGTGCTTAATGCCAATATCACCCATGAGTTGCTGTGATATCCAAAAAGGCCACCAGACATTTCCAAATTCCTGTAGGAGGGCAATAGCATCCCCCTGGGTGAAAACCTGTGGGTCACCTAATCCATTCTCTTACCTTCAGGTAGGACTTAGTGTCTGAGTGTCTGATGTCATATCTAAACACTCTGTTGTTTTGCTCATGCAGACCCCGTCCCAGCTGGAGATGTAGAGAGAGGCTCCAGGAGCTCCCTGCGAGGTCGCTATGGGGAGGTCATGCCTGTGTATCGTCGGGACAGCCACCGAGATGTGCAGGCTGGAAGCCACGACTACCCTGGTGAGGGCATCTACCTGCTCAAGTTTGACAACTCCTACTCCCTGTTACGCAACAAGACCCTCTACTTCCACATCTACTACACCAGCTGAAGGCCTGCTCAGACAGGCAGGTGGGTGTTTGCTGGCTGGGACAGGCTGCCAGTTGGTGCCTCCTGTTTTGGACAGGCAAGGGCTGAAAGTTGGGCGTGAGACTCTTGACCCTCATGCCTTGCCTGGCATGCCTGACTGTTGACTCCACATAGCTTTTCCCCCTTCTTGGCTTCTGCAGGTGGCGGTGTAGTGCCCTGTCCTGTGGTTCCTGACTCATGCTCTTATTACTTCAGACTGGCAAAATCCCTCTGTGGAGGAACCCATTAGGAAAAAGCCTAAAAAGTAGTTGGgtgttatcttttaaaaacagGTTTGTTTTGATACAAGGTGTGTTATCCCAACTGTTTtctgctctctcctctcccagCACCTTTACTGCAGATGTGTTTAGTGGCAGCCATTCTCTTCTCTTCACTATTTGAAAGTGCTGGAAGAGAGGAAAGCACATTGTCCATGAATGAACCCAGTGTCTTGGATGGAGATCTCTGTCCAGCCTCTCACCACTGCCAtattccagcctgctggcccttCATGGTCTCGAGCACAGGCTGGGAGCCCTCCCTGCTTCAGGAGGGGTGTTACGAGTTCTGAGGGTTTGACTCTGCCTTTTTCCCAcctcctttatttccttttcctaagtCTGTGTGTTTTCCATTAAGAACTCCCATGCAGTCTGAAGTGATGATTGATGTAGTCTATGATCTTCTGGGAAGAAAAACTGCCTCCATCACTTCCTGCTTCCAGACGTAGTGTCACTTCTCAAGGGCACTGGTGGTTGAGACAGAAAGGGTGGAAATTAGATATAGGATTGATCTCAGAACCCACATCTTTGAGAGTCAAGTGTTATTAAATGTATATTTGTACAAGCAATAGGAGGGGCATGATCTGAGAGGTTAAAACCCAAAAACGACACTTGTGGATTCTCTACCacatattttttgtctttagagtAGGAATGTTATTTAGAAATTTTGATTTGGAATGAATCAGATTTCCAGAGTTTCCAGATTTAGGCTTCTTGCATGGAAGGCTGAAAGCTTTTGGTGTTCAAAGTCTTTTGAGGGGATAGTGAAGCTTCACTTTTGCTGCTGACTGGATTTGTTCTTTACCAGGCCAAagcttgcatttctctggtgacatctttcCCGCTGTAGTTGTCCTGAGGCCCCGGAGTGCTTCCGGGTCCTGCCACCAGTAGTCACCAGAGCAGCAGGGTGGCAGGGCCTCAGGCAGAGGAGGTGGAGAAGGGACCACTGCGGTTGTCTGTGCCTCGTTGTTTCTTATTCCTTATGTCAAGTCTGCCTTAGAATTCTGAGGAATAATAAGActtatttattactttatttatttttttagcacATTTCATTTTGCCTTTGAAACAGTTTCCATCTGTTTCTCAGAAGGCTTCCATCTGCTGTGAGCCATTGAGGCCACCTTTTCTGTAGAGTTAAAGATGATGATGTCAGGAGAAGCTGGGCATTCCTGCAGGTTCCATTCCTGTGGGTTAATCCTGTGATGCTTTGGGAGGAATTGGCCCCTTGTGAGATGGATGCTACCAACTTACCGGCACTATCCGTGAGGAATTCTAGATTGTGAGGGAATCTGCCCATTTGCCCAGAATTGAGTATGGGGGAATTGACTGGCCAAATCAGAGATGTCCTGTGATCCTAGAATGTCAGAGTCCTTTGCCTGTTCTAAGGAGTCATCTTCATGCTGTTCCCTTTGGCTCATTCCTTCCTTGTGTGCACGcctcacacaagcctctcctcCCTACAGGAGCAGGAACTCCAAGAACAGGGCTCTACATGGCAGGTCTGTAGTAGCATCCATGTCATGAACAAAGGGCCATTCAGCCTGCACCTTCTGTTCCCCTGGGAACAGAGCCCCAAGTAGTATAGGATGTTGTGGACTGAGCAGCACAACCTCCATTATCTCATACCTCCATTATATTATACTGGCCAAAATTTATATGCCGTGCAGGAAATTAAGAATTATTTAGTGACTGTCCATATGAACAGAGAAAAGCAAACTTGCTGTGCATCATCCCATCAGGTAGCTGATTGACCAGGCTTTCGTCACTGAAGTTGAATCATGCCTTAGCTAGCTGAATATaatctttataaaataattttttactgaGCTATTCTCCAGTCAGCTAAAGCCTtgcttattttttcctgtttattattAACTTCTGACTTTCTCTCAAAATGGAGCTGTCAGGCCATAGCAAACTCCCTGGGATAACACTCATTGTTTACTTTTGTCATGAGAGTCTCTGTACTTATTTTCTTTGGAATCCTAGTTCTGTTGCATCAGGGAAGCCTGAGGGACTTGTTGCCGTTGCCTCTGTGTGCCTCTTATTATCTGGTCACTTTTGAAGTCCTGGGTATTGTTGTATTTCATTCTGTACTGGTGTTTCACTAACAGGGTTTCTATGTTACAGTAACACAAAATAGCTAGAAGATGTTTTCACTGTCTAATTCATTCACTATACTCATATTAAACTTCTGAAATTATTGAACTTTAGGAACAATATATTATTTACTGAAGCACAGGTAATTACTGAGAATTTCATAGCCCAGCAAATCCTAAGAGGTAGTCATTCCCTTAGTTTCTCCCTGTCAAGTTCATAGGACCAAACAATGAAATGAAAGTCATTTTTGCTTCTACCTTCACCCTGTTCtctagagcacaaataaatattaacaaccAGATGGAAGAACGTGCTTTAAGTAGGAGAGAGACTGGAATTCTCTGCACAGAGTGGCTGAGTTCTTAAAGTACTTCAGTTTGTTTAGTTTTACCATTCTGTTGGGAGATGGGGCTTTTAGAAAGGAAGACATGTTTAAAgtattaattttccaaaaaaattactatgaaaaatttttagcAAATAGAAAACTTAAAAGAAGTAGATAGTAAACACCCTTATGTATCCGCCCACAtaggttttaaaattataaactaatttttaaataaagatgatTCTACTATTCTGTTCCTTGTCAAAAATTAGTGTATGTTCCCTGCACAGATATCCACTCTCCTATGTCAGAGAGCTTCTGTTTTTTTAGCAGATTTGTTTCTTTTGATGTGAATTACCTGGAAGGTGGTCCTCATAAAAATGCTTCTAGTCTCCATCTTTCAAAACTCATGCTCTATTTCTCTCTTCCCTCAGGCCATAACTTATGCTGTTTTCTTCTCTAACTGGTAGTTAGAGTGAAGCTGCTCTGAAGGACTTTATTCTAATCTGTGTTGCTTTATGACACATCCTCAGGACTCTGAAATTAAAACTCAATCCTCAGACAAAATGTAGCTTTATAAAGGAAGTAGGTAGCAacttgaaaattgactatttttttttcttaattaattcatgcactttaaaaatatttttgttatctaGGAAACATGAtctcagacttttaaaaagtatgtattaTCCCTTACAGTATGTATATGGAAGACTTAAATCTGAAAGCTCACTGTCTTATATTAATCAGTGGGATTAGATATGATTGTAAAACTTCTCATTTATGGAAAATATGTGAGTTTATATTTTTGATGAGCCCACCCAGTCCCTCTTTAGAAGAATTAGGTAAAACTCAACCTAAggtctttatttttgtatttgtttttttaagtccACTTTTCTGCCAGTGGTTGCCTTTTAATTCCAAAATATGTACTTCTAAGGTATGGAATTGGGTGACCATTTATTTACATAAAGGACCTTGTTGTACTGGAGGGTGAGGAAGGGGTGTGAGTAAAATAGTTTTGTGCAACTTGGGAACTGCCTTTTTGAGTTGATAGGAAGAGATAAAAACAAGAAAGTTGGGGGAAGAGGGAAAAGCTGTCAATTGTACCTCAGAATTTTGCTCATATCCCAATTTTGTTTAGTTCTTTAGTTTGCATTTCATTAGTTGGAATTTTCTTTAAGCCGGAAGCCTCACTGGT belongs to Manis pentadactyla isolate mManPen7 chromosome 11, mManPen7.hap1, whole genome shotgun sequence and includes:
- the TMED8 gene encoding protein TMED8 isoform X4, with amino-acid sequence MDTTISGRGFQTLPEVLFVLSSPDFKILRSQARSDPPTVRVSSLLWPELLWPLRGRRAAPSGPWAPLGSSRRTAGSLAGPSAVSGATRGWRPRRSWRWLQMSDGLVAEGPGFLSPTARRGPAGGVGDGLGVEGSQAAASENEDLENTSITSLVASASDPEPHSSPYRPQMVSPAGEDATEDLQKAAGALEAQALVEQELLPADQAQVLSKMAKYQVPQRSGDIVVIQSEHTGAIDILSADLESADLLGDHRKVSPPLMAPPCIWTFAKMKEFKSKLGKEKNSRLVVKRGEVVTIRVPTHPEGKRVCWEFATDDYDIGFGVYFDWTPVTSTDITVQVSDSSEDEDEDEDEEEEIEDPVPAGDVERGSRSSLRGRYGEVMPVYRRDSHRDVQAGSHDYPGEGIYLLKFDNSYSLLRNKTLYFHIYYTS
- the TMED8 gene encoding protein TMED8 isoform X2, producing the protein MDTTISGRGFQTLPEVLFVLSSPDFKILRSQARSDPPTVRVSSLLWPELLWPLRGRRAAPSGPWAPLGSSRRTAGSLAGPSAVSGATRGWRPRRSWRWLQMSDGLVAEGPGFLSPTARRGPAGGVGDGLGVEGSQAAASENEDLENTSITSLVASASDPEPHSSPYRPQMVSPAGEDATEDLQKAAGALEAQALVEQELLPADQAQVLSKMAKYQVPQRSGDIVVIQSEHTGAIDILSADLESADLLGDHRKVSPPLMAPPCIWTFAKMKEFKSKLGKEKNSRLVVKRGEVVTIRVPTHPEGKRVCWEFATDDYDIGFGVYFDWTPVTSTDITVQVSDSSEDEDEDEDEEEEIEDPVPAGDVERGSRSSLRGRYGEVMPVYRRDSHRDVQAGSHDYPAPLLQMCLVAAILFSSLFESAGREESTLSMNEPSVLDGDLCPASHHCHIPACWPFMVSSTGWEPSLLQEGCYEF
- the TMED8 gene encoding protein TMED8 isoform X3 is translated as MDTTISGRGFQTLPEVLFVLSSPDFKILRSQARSDPPTVRVSSLLWPELLWPLRGRRAAPSGPWAPLGSSRRTAGSLAGPSAVSGATRGWRPRRSWRWLQMSDGLVAEGPGFLSPTARRGPAGGVGDGLGVEGSQAAASGLGASPPSSPSLSMGEMKSRVGIENEDLENTSITSLVASASDPEPHSSPYRPQMVSPAGEDATEDLQKAAGALEAQALVEQELLPADQAQVLSKMAKYQVPQRSGDIVVIQSEHTGAIDILSADLESADLLGDHRKVSPPLMAPPCIWTFAKMKEFKSKLGKEKNSRLVVKRGEVVTIRVPTHPEGKRVCWEFATDDYDIGFGVYFDWTPVTSTDITVQVSDSSEDEDEDEDEEEEIEDPVPAGDVERGSRSSLRGRYGEVMPVYRRDSHRDVQAGSHDYPGEGIYLLKFDNSYSLLRNKTLYFHIYYTS
- the TMED8 gene encoding protein TMED8 isoform X1, with product MDTTISGRGFQTLPEVLFVLSSPDFKILRSQARSDPPTVRVSSLLWPELLWPLRGRRAAPSGPWAPLGSSRRTAGSLAGPSAVSGATRGWRPRRSWRWLQMSDGLVAEGPGFLSPTARRGPAGGVGDGLGVEGSQAAASGLGASPPSSPSLSMGEMKSRVGIENEDLENTSITSLVASASDPEPHSSPYRPQMVSPAGEDATEDLQKAAGALEAQALVEQELLPADQAQVLSKMAKYQVPQRSGDIVVIQSEHTGAIDILSADLESADLLGDHRKVSPPLMAPPCIWTFAKMKEFKSKLGKEKNSRLVVKRGEVVTIRVPTHPEGKRVCWEFATDDYDIGFGVYFDWTPVTSTDITVQVSDSSEDEDEDEDEEEEIEDPVPAGDVERGSRSSLRGRYGEVMPVYRRDSHRDVQAGSHDYPAPLLQMCLVAAILFSSLFESAGREESTLSMNEPSVLDGDLCPASHHCHIPACWPFMVSSTGWEPSLLQEGCYEF